The Salvelinus sp. IW2-2015 linkage group LG6.2, ASM291031v2, whole genome shotgun sequence genome window below encodes:
- the LOC111965710 gene encoding saxitoxin and tetrodotoxin-binding protein 2, giving the protein MMCVLYLASLLALLSVGTAVPAPKDCGHLVKLLASEDQHTIFGKWIFIEGFSDHEMFNAVLRKTNSSWIEILPTSHTETVLLNQGNLIDGKCLDSSANMTFSKNIWQISQNNVTSTGHFLLSCPDCLVMDFNTTMGEVHIRSHYIFGKTRTLLEAELKQFREQAECLQYPQPAQYSYDGVTEFCTEKKESSHIVESQDEKDGSQ; this is encoded by the exons ATGATGTGTGTCCTCTACTTGGCCTCTCTCCTTGCTCTGTTGTCAGTGGGAACAGCAGTACCGGCACCAAAGGATTGTGGACATCTGGTGAAACTGCTCGCGTCGGAAGACCAACATACT ATCTTTGGGAAGTGGATCTTCATCGAGGGTTTCTCGGACCATGAGATGTTCAACGCAGTACTGAGAAAGACCAACAGCTCATGGATTGAAATCCTTCCCACTTCACACACCGAGACGGTCCTTTTGAACCAGGGAAACTTGAT TGATGGAAAATGTCTTGACTCCTCTGCCAACATGACCTTTTCCAAAAACATTTGGCAAATCTCAC AGAATAATGTAACTTCCACTGGACACTTCCTACTATCCTGCCCTGACTGTCTCGTCATGGACTTCAATACCACCATGGGCGAAGTGCATATCCGATCTCACTATATctttg GGAAGACCAGGACACTGCTGGAGGCAGAGTTGAAACAGTTCCGGGAGCAAGCAGAATGCCTCCAGTATCCTCAGCCTGCACAGTATTCCTATGATGGAGTTACAG agTTTTGCACTGAGAAAAAGGAGAGCTCACACATTGTTGAGTCACAAGATGAAAAGGATGGTTCACAGTGA